Proteins co-encoded in one Sulfurimonas sp. HSL1-2 genomic window:
- a CDS encoding PAS domain-containing protein has protein sequence MQVVEPIDEEFKFEGRAIVSETDLNGIITFANRKFCEISGYTKEELIGQPHNIIRHPDMPKKAFETMWNTIKQGNVWSGLVKNLRKDGRYYWVETTITPIQDETGAITKYAAARKGASETAIEEAEALYERLRSEEAES, from the coding sequence ATGCAGGTAGTAGAACCGATAGATGAAGAGTTTAAATTCGAAGGCCGTGCGATCGTCAGTGAAACCGATCTGAATGGGATCATTACCTTTGCGAACCGGAAGTTCTGTGAAATTTCCGGTTACACCAAAGAGGAGCTGATCGGACAGCCGCACAATATCATCCGTCACCCGGATATGCCGAAAAAAGCATTTGAAACCATGTGGAATACGATCAAACAGGGGAATGTTTGGAGCGGTCTCGTCAAAAACCTGCGCAAAGACGGACGCTACTACTGGGTCGAAACGACCATCACCCCGATCCAGGACGAGACCGGGGCGATCACCAAATATGCCGCAGCGCGCAAAGGGGCCAGCGAAACGGCCATCGAAGAGGCCGAGGCGCTGTACGAGCGCCTGCGCAGCGAAGAAGCAGAATCATAA
- a CDS encoding Hpt domain-containing protein has protein sequence MLIYNHNKKLVGIDDETLHHLGYKTLSEFLAEHNDVAEMFVKKPGYIHNFQNFPWIDFVLHADAEDTRAIIQNDKVQFSCSLSLSPIFMTDAPDNEGYVVQLKQIKTLSGTIEPFERPASTAPSALPDIPFETPKAETPAAPGAPAEEEFEFKELPAIDLPDLNLDGSLSGLEDIEPESFGPDIEPEPFTFEEDFELPESFEPETAPAKTERPMLGDYINQEEQAYLDNLQTDSDYLFDPHVAADELGLPVELIEEFIGDFIQQAHEFKAGLFNANHEEDFDEVHLLSHKLKGVAANLRIEDAFEVLSIVNTSRDQVEIEANLKQFYLIIAKMEGKPLPEMMAATPPESEPVEPEAAAPALSLPAEEEEDDLYDFGDLLGTSAPEELPAAKEEPAAPTVEEEPASLELGSLMDDEIELPPIKDENAPAIEEEPREPVEDVEPFTLDVIPETEQHLIDDAEEHEHYKQVSGDSAKDTALMSGSEESELHYDLPRAAAEIGLSESFVKSLVEDFIDDAKKKKGEILQAIDDGDLKKVRAAAFEFKGLSDNLRIEDVSRSLTKLLRHEQLPALKREAEHFYSLLNQL, from the coding sequence GTGCTAATCTACAACCACAACAAAAAACTGGTGGGCATCGACGACGAAACGCTGCATCATCTTGGATACAAAACCCTGTCCGAATTCCTGGCGGAACATAACGACGTCGCCGAAATGTTCGTCAAAAAACCGGGGTATATCCACAACTTCCAGAACTTCCCCTGGATCGATTTCGTCCTCCATGCCGATGCCGAAGACACCCGTGCCATCATCCAGAACGACAAAGTCCAGTTCTCCTGTTCGCTGAGCCTTTCGCCGATTTTCATGACGGATGCCCCCGACAACGAGGGGTACGTCGTACAGCTCAAGCAGATCAAGACCCTCAGCGGAACGATCGAACCGTTTGAACGTCCGGCAAGCACCGCGCCTTCCGCACTGCCGGACATCCCGTTCGAGACTCCGAAAGCGGAAACACCGGCCGCACCTGGCGCACCCGCCGAGGAGGAGTTCGAGTTCAAAGAGCTGCCGGCCATCGACCTGCCCGACCTCAACCTTGACGGTTCATTGAGCGGCCTCGAAGATATCGAACCCGAAAGCTTCGGGCCGGATATCGAACCGGAACCGTTCACCTTCGAAGAGGATTTCGAGCTGCCCGAAAGTTTTGAACCGGAAACCGCCCCGGCAAAAACCGAACGCCCGATGCTCGGCGACTATATCAACCAGGAAGAGCAGGCCTACCTGGACAACCTTCAGACGGACAGTGATTATCTTTTCGATCCTCATGTAGCGGCTGACGAACTCGGTCTGCCCGTCGAACTGATCGAAGAGTTCATCGGCGACTTCATCCAGCAGGCGCATGAGTTCAAAGCGGGCCTTTTCAATGCCAACCATGAAGAGGATTTCGACGAAGTCCACCTTCTCTCGCACAAACTCAAAGGGGTCGCCGCCAACCTCCGTATCGAAGACGCCTTCGAAGTCCTGAGCATCGTCAACACGTCGCGCGACCAGGTCGAGATCGAGGCCAACCTGAAGCAGTTCTACCTGATCATTGCCAAGATGGAGGGCAAACCGCTTCCGGAAATGATGGCCGCCACCCCGCCGGAAAGCGAACCGGTCGAACCGGAAGCCGCCGCACCTGCGCTCTCCCTGCCGGCGGAAGAGGAGGAAGACGACCTCTATGACTTCGGCGACCTGCTGGGCACATCCGCACCCGAGGAGCTCCCTGCTGCGAAGGAAGAACCTGCAGCGCCGACCGTCGAAGAGGAACCAGCTTCGCTGGAACTGGGCAGCCTGATGGACGACGAGATCGAACTGCCGCCGATCAAGGACGAAAACGCCCCGGCGATTGAAGAGGAGCCCCGCGAACCCGTCGAGGATGTCGAGCCCTTCACTCTCGATGTCATCCCCGAAACGGAACAGCACCTGATCGACGATGCAGAAGAGCATGAACACTATAAGCAGGTCAGCGGTGACAGCGCAAAAGACACTGCACTGATGTCCGGCTCCGAAGAGAGCGAGCTCCATTACGACCTCCCGCGGGCTGCCGCCGAGATCGGGCTTAGCGAATCGTTCGTCAAGAGCCTTGTGGAAGATTTCATCGATGACGCCAAAAAGAAAAAAGGCGAGATCCTGCAGGCCATCGATGACGGCGATCTGAAAAAAGTGCGCGCCGCGGCCTTTGAATTCAAAGGTCTTTCGGATAACCTTCGTATCGAAGACGTCTCCCGAAGCCTGACCAAGCTGCTGCGTCACGAGCAGCTTCCGGCACTGAAGCGGGAAGCGGAACACTTTTATTCACTTTTGAATCAACTCTAA
- a CDS encoding ATP-binding protein, which translates to MNLGLKSQLRLISLLPILLLLSLASFYVYTSFKDYQSAEVLQTKLAENKYLNGLFTNISRERGMTVMYMGNHSEATKKSLLSQRDIVDQSLAQLSSTLNAQDATTLKNTANTIEEVRNAVDTGSAEFEAVYAEAYGVLLNNILEILGHITQISDDKALSSSASAYFNLLQAEFYTASERDFISFILARSTALETEEVNRWLSLIGRADAISYDTALDADLKAAMDALFKGEDNTELFEDITAERAEIIQAINDGLYSTQSGVWFAMLSEKTNLLSEAENVLITAMDKRAAIVQTQALEILTAAVVIWAIAIIIALLGYFLANDIARNIKDLESVLKRAAEGIETESSDINLETAKGTAQAYALLESVIEQTRMDKVSAQEASEAKSMFLANMSHEIRTPLNGIVGFTELLKDTDLQEEQREFIDIIEKSSENLLEIINNILDLSKIESNKLEIEEIAFNPLEEFESAVEVYAVRASEKHIDLGCFIDPSLERPLKGDPTKIKEVLINLLSNAVKFTNSGGAINVNVRREACDTPNRARVRFEVKDSGIGVTAEQKARIFEAFGQADTSITRKYGGTGLGLTISSSFIELMGGKLDLESEPGHGTTFFFVLELEEIETLNESLRHSFTNINALIMNDETRQKAQTEYLLEYLSYYGVKHTTFNDLRELQALQEKGSYDILIADFDYCDEEVLQKVSATPEATVLVTKSYYMKKIESMELDLFKVLYEPLNATKLQNVLESFDAEDYVVKKAQKKRKKVSADSRFNAKVLVAEDNIINQKLIRRTLEELGLEITIANNGLEAFEKRKNGDFDLIFMDIQMPVLDGMEATMEILDYEEDENQPHVPIIALTANALKGDRERFMDVGMDEYTTKPLVRTEILNLLSQFIGDKIVDARSAASAEAETVEETATVETAVVEESATEAVPEITYNADILLVKKGVLENKLFGQLLSDLGFSYDSVSGSRNMIEALEDKAYKLVLFDQEIEGLDLEMLQTTLGNKAHKTATVMMVDPGVEPDEATRKHVNDVIKNVINKDLLRLIFEKYV; encoded by the coding sequence ATGAATTTGGGACTTAAAAGCCAGCTGCGTCTGATCAGCCTTTTGCCGATCCTCCTCCTGCTGAGCCTGGCCAGTTTCTACGTTTATACCTCGTTCAAGGACTACCAGTCTGCGGAAGTCCTGCAGACGAAGTTGGCCGAGAATAAATACCTCAACGGATTGTTCACCAACATTTCCCGCGAACGCGGGATGACGGTTATGTACATGGGTAACCACTCCGAAGCGACCAAAAAATCGCTGCTCTCCCAGCGCGACATCGTCGACCAGTCGCTGGCGCAGCTTAGCAGCACTCTGAACGCCCAGGACGCTACAACGCTCAAAAACACGGCCAACACCATCGAAGAGGTCCGCAACGCCGTCGATACCGGCAGTGCGGAATTTGAAGCCGTCTATGCTGAGGCGTACGGGGTACTGCTGAATAACATCCTCGAGATTCTCGGTCACATTACCCAGATCTCCGATGACAAGGCGCTCTCTTCCAGTGCTTCCGCCTACTTCAACCTCCTCCAGGCCGAGTTCTATACCGCTTCCGAACGCGACTTCATCTCTTTCATTCTCGCCCGCTCCACAGCGCTGGAGACCGAAGAGGTCAACCGCTGGCTCTCGCTGATCGGCCGGGCTGACGCCATCAGCTACGATACCGCCCTCGATGCCGATCTCAAGGCCGCTATGGATGCCCTGTTCAAAGGGGAAGACAATACCGAGCTGTTCGAGGACATTACCGCCGAACGCGCCGAAATCATCCAGGCGATCAACGACGGGCTCTACTCCACGCAGTCCGGTGTCTGGTTTGCGATGCTCTCGGAAAAGACCAACCTGCTCTCCGAAGCCGAAAACGTCCTGATCACAGCCATGGACAAACGGGCGGCCATCGTCCAGACCCAGGCGCTCGAAATCCTTACGGCCGCCGTCGTCATCTGGGCGATCGCGATCATCATTGCACTGCTGGGCTACTTCCTCGCCAACGATATCGCCCGCAACATCAAGGACCTCGAATCGGTCCTCAAACGGGCGGCAGAAGGTATCGAGACCGAAAGCTCCGATATCAACCTTGAAACGGCAAAGGGTACGGCACAGGCCTACGCCCTGCTTGAAAGCGTCATCGAACAGACCCGTATGGATAAGGTCTCCGCACAGGAGGCTAGCGAAGCGAAATCAATGTTCCTGGCGAATATGTCGCATGAGATCCGTACGCCGCTCAACGGGATCGTCGGCTTTACCGAGCTCCTCAAAGATACCGACCTTCAGGAAGAACAGCGCGAATTCATCGACATTATCGAGAAGAGTTCCGAGAACCTGCTGGAAATTATCAACAACATCCTCGACCTCTCCAAGATCGAAAGCAACAAGCTCGAGATCGAAGAGATCGCCTTCAACCCGCTCGAAGAGTTCGAAAGCGCCGTCGAAGTCTATGCCGTCCGCGCTTCCGAAAAACACATCGACCTCGGCTGTTTCATCGACCCGAGCCTGGAACGCCCGCTCAAAGGGGACCCGACCAAGATCAAAGAGGTTCTTATCAACCTTCTCTCCAACGCCGTCAAGTTCACCAACAGCGGCGGGGCGATCAACGTCAACGTCCGCCGCGAAGCGTGCGATACGCCGAACCGTGCCCGTGTCCGCTTTGAAGTCAAAGACAGCGGAATCGGCGTTACCGCCGAGCAGAAAGCCCGCATCTTCGAAGCCTTCGGCCAGGCGGACACCTCCATTACGCGTAAATACGGCGGTACCGGCCTTGGTCTGACAATCTCCAGCAGCTTTATCGAACTGATGGGCGGCAAGCTCGACCTCGAGAGCGAACCGGGACACGGCACGACCTTCTTCTTCGTCCTCGAACTCGAAGAGATCGAAACCCTCAACGAGTCGCTCCGTCACAGCTTCACCAACATCAACGCGCTCATCATGAACGATGAGACGCGCCAGAAAGCACAGACGGAATACCTGCTCGAGTACCTCAGCTACTACGGGGTCAAGCATACCACCTTCAACGACCTGCGCGAACTGCAAGCGCTCCAGGAAAAGGGGAGCTACGACATCCTGATCGCCGATTTCGACTACTGCGACGAAGAGGTTCTGCAAAAAGTCAGCGCAACGCCGGAAGCAACGGTCCTCGTGACGAAGTCCTACTACATGAAGAAGATCGAGAGCATGGAGCTCGACCTCTTCAAGGTCCTGTACGAACCGCTCAACGCCACCAAGCTGCAGAACGTGCTCGAGTCCTTCGATGCCGAAGATTACGTCGTCAAAAAAGCGCAGAAGAAGCGTAAAAAAGTCAGCGCCGACAGCCGCTTCAACGCCAAAGTCCTTGTCGCGGAAGACAATATCATCAACCAGAAACTGATCCGCCGTACCCTCGAGGAGCTCGGTCTGGAGATCACCATCGCGAACAACGGCCTCGAGGCCTTTGAAAAACGCAAAAACGGCGACTTCGACCTGATCTTCATGGACATCCAGATGCCGGTACTCGACGGAATGGAAGCGACCATGGAGATCCTCGACTACGAAGAGGATGAGAACCAGCCGCACGTACCGATCATCGCCCTGACGGCCAATGCGCTCAAAGGGGACCGCGAACGCTTTATGGATGTCGGTATGGACGAATATACGACCAAACCGCTGGTGCGTACCGAGATTCTCAACCTTCTCAGCCAGTTCATCGGTGACAAGATCGTCGATGCACGGAGCGCGGCGTCAGCCGAAGCAGAGACTGTGGAAGAAACAGCAACTGTCGAAACGGCAGTCGTAGAGGAATCGGCGACTGAAGCTGTACCGGAGATCACCTATAACGCCGACATCCTGCTGGTGAAAAAAGGGGTGCTGGAGAACAAACTCTTCGGTCAGCTTCTCTCCGATCTCGGCTTCAGCTATGACAGTGTCAGCGGCAGCCGCAACATGATCGAGGCCCTCGAGGACAAAGCCTACAAACTCGTGCTGTTCGACCAGGAGATCGAAGGACTGGATCTGGAAATGCTGCAGACCACCCTGGGGAACAAAGCGCACAAAACCGCGACCGTCATGATGGTCGATCCGGGTGTCGAACCCGACGAGGCGACCCGCAAGCACGTCAACGACGTCATCAAAAATGTCATCAACAAAGACCTGCTGCGTCTGATCTTTGAAAAATACGTATAA
- a CDS encoding response regulator: MPNKQLKVLAVDDDLINLKLLKSMLMKTGYVAEVIEAKNGADAIGELKNTPDIDVVLLDIIMPVMGGLDMLRVLRADENLRQPPVIVLTTDETKKAEALEAGANGFLMKPVREKELSAKISQLIL; encoded by the coding sequence ATGCCGAACAAACAACTGAAAGTACTTGCCGTAGACGACGACCTCATCAACCTGAAACTGCTGAAGTCCATGCTGATGAAAACGGGTTATGTCGCTGAAGTCATCGAAGCCAAAAACGGTGCCGATGCCATCGGTGAGCTTAAAAATACGCCGGACATCGACGTCGTACTGCTTGACATCATCATGCCGGTCATGGGCGGCCTGGACATGCTCCGCGTCCTGCGCGCCGACGAGAACCTCAGACAGCCCCCGGTCATCGTCCTGACAACGGATGAAACGAAAAAAGCCGAGGCCCTTGAAGCCGGTGCGAACGGTTTCCTCATGAAACCGGTGCGTGAAAAAGAACTGAGCGCAAAGATCTCCCAGCTGATCCTCTGA
- a CDS encoding 3'-5' exonuclease: MAKFVLLDTETTGAGETDRIIQLGFIVLEAGQQTEVYNDFCSTDVPIAYGAMEVHNITPEMIEGKPLCTETEAYRALMALNNDGNYLVIHNAPFDLGMLEKEGFVNGMKLIDTLRCARHVFEDEEAHRLQYFRYKMGLYKEEAAEAQKLGVEIKAHDAIGDVLTLKLFLSRLRARVQERFPGENPVEKMVSLTLEPVFYKGPMRFGKYKGKTLFEIAADDRGYLQWMVEKMESLDDDMRYSINRVLSGV, translated from the coding sequence ATGGCAAAATTCGTATTGCTGGACACGGAAACGACGGGGGCGGGAGAAACGGACCGCATTATCCAGCTGGGCTTCATAGTCCTGGAAGCGGGGCAGCAGACGGAGGTCTATAATGACTTCTGCTCCACGGATGTGCCGATCGCGTATGGCGCGATGGAGGTGCACAACATTACCCCGGAGATGATCGAAGGCAAACCGCTCTGCACCGAGACTGAGGCCTACCGGGCACTTATGGCCCTCAACAATGATGGGAATTACCTGGTGATCCACAATGCACCCTTTGACCTGGGGATGTTGGAGAAGGAAGGGTTTGTCAACGGGATGAAGCTCATCGACACCCTGCGCTGCGCGCGGCATGTTTTCGAAGATGAGGAGGCACACCGGCTGCAGTATTTCCGTTACAAGATGGGACTCTACAAAGAGGAGGCGGCGGAGGCACAGAAGCTCGGCGTCGAGATCAAGGCGCATGACGCCATCGGCGACGTCCTGACGCTCAAACTCTTTTTAAGCCGCCTGCGCGCACGTGTCCAGGAGCGTTTCCCCGGAGAGAACCCTGTGGAAAAGATGGTTTCCCTGACCCTGGAACCCGTCTTTTACAAGGGACCGATGCGATTCGGCAAGTACAAGGGCAAAACGCTCTTTGAAATTGCGGCGGATGATCGCGGCTACCTGCAGTGGATGGTGGAGAAGATGGAGAGTCTCGACGACGATATGCGTTATTCGATCAACAGGGTATTGTCGGGAGTGTAA
- a CDS encoding DUF819 family protein, translating to MITSVFGYLGIVIALGGGLWWIEMRTPLKLFTWLPAIVLIYLLGITLSQSGLFAQNTAQTAAYVQVKSWLLPMMLFTMLLQLDLRAFSTLGKPLLLAYGGAVLSITGAFFAVFALFGFGPEAAGVFGALGGSWTGGTANMLAVAAALEISESQLGPALVIDSLLYTLWVSALLLAVPFARRFDRWSRAENIGIALAGPSEPRGSLRMFLLLLAASLLIASAVRTAAPMLPILPESTWSVLLATLAGVAGSFTPMRRLGGSSTLASFLLYVLIALIGSHAKLHGFADVPLYLAAGATILLLHALIMLLLARIFRLSLFSIGVASLANIGGVASAPILAAAYNRMLIGPAVIMAIMGYLIGTLVGLTIATGLRSVAA from the coding sequence ATGATTACAAGCGTCTTCGGATACCTCGGCATTGTCATCGCACTCGGCGGCGGCCTCTGGTGGATCGAAATGCGTACTCCCCTCAAACTCTTTACCTGGCTGCCCGCCATTGTCCTGATCTACCTGCTCGGCATCACACTGTCTCAAAGCGGCCTCTTTGCGCAGAATACCGCGCAAACTGCGGCGTACGTGCAGGTGAAATCCTGGCTCCTGCCGATGATGCTCTTCACCATGCTGCTGCAGCTCGACCTGCGGGCGTTCTCGACGCTCGGCAAACCCCTTCTGCTTGCCTATGGCGGTGCCGTCCTCTCCATTACCGGAGCCTTCTTTGCCGTCTTTGCGCTTTTTGGTTTCGGACCGGAGGCTGCCGGCGTCTTCGGGGCACTCGGCGGCAGCTGGACCGGCGGAACGGCCAATATGCTCGCCGTCGCTGCGGCCCTGGAGATCTCCGAAAGCCAGCTCGGCCCCGCTCTCGTCATCGACTCGCTGCTCTATACCCTCTGGGTCAGCGCCCTGCTGCTGGCCGTCCCTTTCGCCCGCCGTTTCGACCGATGGAGCCGCGCGGAGAACATCGGGATCGCCTTGGCCGGCCCGTCGGAGCCCCGGGGAAGCCTGCGTATGTTTTTGCTGCTTCTGGCCGCTTCACTCCTTATCGCTTCCGCGGTCAGAACGGCAGCGCCGATGCTGCCCATCCTGCCCGAAAGCACCTGGAGCGTTCTGCTCGCCACCCTTGCCGGTGTTGCCGGCAGCTTTACCCCGATGCGGCGTCTGGGAGGCAGCAGTACGCTGGCCTCCTTTCTCCTCTACGTCCTAATCGCCCTGATCGGCTCCCATGCCAAGCTGCATGGCTTTGCCGATGTCCCCTTGTACCTTGCCGCAGGCGCAACCATTCTGCTCCTGCATGCCCTCATCATGCTCCTGCTCGCCCGGATCTTCAGGCTCTCGCTGTTCAGTATCGGGGTGGCTTCGCTGGCCAATATCGGCGGAGTCGCCTCTGCCCCCATTCTTGCTGCCGCCTATAACCGGATGCTCATCGGTCCCGCTGTCATCATGGCCATCATGGGGTACCTCATCGGCACCCTCGTCGGCCTCACCATCGCGACGGGCCTGCGGAGTGTAGCGGCATGA
- a CDS encoding dipeptide epimerase, with protein MTITGARVYRESLPLATPFVTALRRVDDVSFVVLALQTDSGHTAYGSAPATKAITGETLESIEAALQHHILPFLLGRPFEFETLLHAVAASLPGNSSAKAAADMALYSLAAQKKSLPLYRYLGARKAAPVTTAVTVSLGAPDVMRTKAAELFRNGYDILKVKVGGGDGLDALRIREISEALPDAQLLVDANQAWSLEESLAFIDACADLPLALIEQPVPAADLDALRQITEHSPFPILADEAVFDAEDARCVLDKGAANLINIKLMKCGGLSGALGILDVCRSYGIQCMLGSMLEGPVSITAALHLAAAYPDRFAWIDLDSPLLYRTLPANLPFTVDGNRYVL; from the coding sequence ATGACCATTACCGGCGCCCGGGTTTACCGGGAATCGCTCCCCCTGGCCACCCCCTTTGTCACGGCCCTGCGGCGCGTCGATGACGTCTCCTTCGTCGTCCTTGCGCTGCAGACAGACAGCGGCCATACCGCCTACGGCAGCGCCCCCGCGACCAAGGCGATCACCGGCGAAACGCTTGAGAGTATCGAAGCAGCCCTGCAGCACCATATCCTGCCCTTTCTGCTCGGCCGTCCCTTTGAATTCGAAACGCTGCTTCATGCTGTCGCAGCTTCCCTGCCGGGCAACAGCAGTGCCAAAGCCGCGGCGGACATGGCACTCTACTCCCTGGCTGCGCAGAAGAAAAGCCTGCCGCTCTACCGCTACCTCGGTGCGCGAAAGGCCGCTCCCGTCACCACGGCCGTGACCGTCAGCCTTGGGGCACCAGACGTCATGCGGACCAAAGCCGCCGAACTCTTCCGCAACGGGTACGACATTCTCAAGGTCAAGGTCGGCGGCGGGGACGGCTTGGACGCACTACGTATCAGGGAGATTTCCGAGGCCCTCCCCGACGCACAGCTACTCGTCGACGCCAACCAGGCCTGGAGCCTGGAAGAGAGCCTCGCCTTCATCGATGCCTGCGCCGATCTGCCCCTCGCCCTGATCGAGCAGCCCGTACCCGCGGCCGATCTCGACGCGCTCCGCCAGATCACGGAGCACTCCCCTTTCCCGATCCTGGCCGACGAAGCGGTCTTCGATGCCGAAGACGCCCGGTGCGTGCTCGACAAGGGTGCGGCAAACCTCATCAATATCAAGCTGATGAAGTGCGGCGGGCTCTCCGGCGCACTTGGCATCCTTGACGTCTGCCGGAGTTACGGTATACAGTGCATGCTCGGCTCCATGCTCGAAGGGCCCGTTTCCATCACCGCCGCCCTTCACCTCGCCGCCGCCTACCCCGACCGTTTCGCCTGGATCGATCTCGACAGCCCCCTGCTCTACCGCACCCTCCCTGCTAACCTCCCTTTTACCGTCGATGGAAACCGCTATGTGCTATAG
- a CDS encoding GIY-YIG nuclease family protein, which yields MCYSVYIVRCSDGTYYTGIAVDTEKRLHEHNHSSKGARYTRARRPVVLVYSEMHPDRSSAQKREYAIKQMTRATKEALIGCD from the coding sequence ATGTGCTATAGTGTCTACATCGTCCGCTGCAGTGACGGCACCTACTATACGGGAATCGCCGTCGATACGGAAAAGCGCCTCCATGAGCACAACCACTCCTCAAAAGGTGCCCGTTATACCCGTGCCCGGCGCCCGGTCGTCCTCGTCTACTCTGAAATGCATCCCGACCGCAGCAGCGCCCAAAAACGCGAATATGCCATCAAACAGATGACGCGGGCCACCAAAGAGGCCCTGATCGGATGCGACTAG
- a CDS encoding pyrroline-5-carboxylate reductase, producing MKKTITFIGNGNMATSMAKTLKNSYLIEVVGRNLEKLDIFEAAVGTDVTKHLLNDFDITGKTILLCVKPANIAEVGTKLQGKAEALYSVLAGTKVETLKSHIAAAGTVRAMPNLAATVGRSMTTLTGDRHLEAEAISLFNAIGTTLWLGSEKELDIATALAGSGPAYLALIAEALADGAVKQGLRRDDAMTVMRGLFGGFGELIQNEHPALLKDGVMSPGGTTAAGYSALEAAGVRHGCIDAIEKAYKITQKS from the coding sequence ATGAAAAAGACCATCACCTTTATCGGCAACGGCAATATGGCCACCTCTATGGCGAAGACCCTCAAGAACAGCTACCTCATCGAGGTTGTCGGGCGGAACCTGGAGAAGCTCGATATCTTCGAAGCTGCCGTCGGCACCGACGTCACCAAGCATCTGCTCAACGACTTCGACATCACCGGCAAGACCATTCTGCTGTGCGTCAAACCGGCCAATATCGCCGAAGTCGGCACGAAACTGCAGGGAAAGGCGGAAGCCCTTTACTCCGTCCTTGCCGGGACGAAAGTCGAAACCCTCAAAAGCCATATCGCCGCTGCAGGTACCGTCCGTGCGATGCCCAACCTTGCCGCAACGGTCGGCCGTTCCATGACGACGCTCACCGGAGACCGCCACCTCGAAGCCGAGGCGATCTCCCTTTTTAACGCCATCGGTACAACGCTCTGGCTCGGCAGCGAAAAAGAGCTCGATATCGCCACGGCGCTCGCGGGCAGCGGCCCCGCTTACCTCGCCCTCATTGCCGAAGCCCTCGCCGATGGTGCCGTAAAACAGGGGCTCAGACGTGACGATGCCATGACCGTGATGCGTGGCCTCTTCGGCGGTTTCGGCGAACTGATTCAAAACGAACACCCTGCCCTGCTCAAAGACGGCGTCATGAGTCCCGGCGGTACAACGGCAGCGGGGTACAGTGCCCTGGAAGCGGCCGGGGTACGTCACGGGTGCATCGATGCTATCGAAAAAGCTTATAAAATAACCCAAAAAAGTTAG
- a CDS encoding type II secretion system protein, with protein sequence MMQKRAFTMLELIFVIVIMGILAKFGVDIMQQIYNNFVYSKRTNILQAQSEAAVNQIANRLQNRIKDSVIASTLNHGSYQPLGSNTAAGSTVLEWVGIDYDGWQSLPPLWSGTIDLTDSNGTYLKSPRTSSRSAFYNGGTAAVYFLGSNVDVLSGFGWQAAAFADQSHTMHPVNVGAAQLTPAVGSFVGRDVYEFYQLANSAFAVELNNRVLTLYTDYQPWDGEIYTAGTASTLMENVTTFTFTKVGDIIKLQVCVGDDNFSGEGEYSLCKERTVF encoded by the coding sequence ATGATGCAAAAACGCGCTTTTACAATGCTGGAGCTTATCTTTGTCATCGTTATCATGGGCATCCTCGCCAAATTCGGGGTTGATATTATGCAGCAGATTTACAACAACTTTGTCTACAGCAAACGGACCAATATCCTGCAGGCACAAAGTGAGGCCGCCGTCAACCAGATCGCCAACCGGCTCCAAAACCGTATCAAGGACTCCGTCATTGCCAGTACGCTCAACCACGGTTCCTACCAGCCACTCGGAAGCAATACGGCTGCCGGTTCAACCGTTTTGGAGTGGGTCGGTATCGACTATGACGGTTGGCAATCGCTTCCACCGCTTTGGAGTGGGACCATCGACCTGACAGATTCAAATGGGACCTACCTGAAATCACCGCGGACATCGTCACGTTCCGCTTTCTACAACGGTGGAACAGCAGCCGTCTATTTCCTCGGATCAAATGTTGATGTGCTCTCAGGATTCGGGTGGCAGGCCGCCGCTTTTGCGGACCAGTCCCATACGATGCATCCTGTCAATGTCGGGGCAGCACAACTCACCCCTGCCGTCGGATCGTTCGTCGGCCGTGACGTCTATGAGTTCTACCAGCTGGCGAACAGCGCTTTCGCGGTCGAACTGAATAACCGTGTCTTGACGCTCTATACGGATTATCAACCCTGGGACGGGGAAATTTATACAGCCGGTACCGCGTCAACACTGATGGAAAACGTTACGACGTTTACTTTCACGAAAGTGGGCGACATCATCAAGTTGCAGGTCTGCGTCGGTGACGACAACTTTAGTGGGGAAGGAGAGTATTCGTTATGCAAAGAACGAACCGTCTTTTAA